The Dehalococcoidia bacterium genomic interval AGACGTCCATTCCATACGCCATAGAGGTGGCAAGATCTCTGCAGTCCAATGTGATTCTGGCGCAGGTTGAAGAATCCGGCCAGGAGAGCTATCGTCATATGTACGAGATATATATGAAAGCGAAAGTTCACGATACGGCCCAGGCTCTCCTCACCTCCGCCGGAGAATCGGAAGCCGACATTCCCCGGGTAGAGTCAGTGACTTTGTGCGGCGATGCCGCCACCACAATTGCTGATTACGCCGGCATAGAGAAAATCGATCTTATTGCGATTTCCACACATGGCCGGTCTGGAATCGGCCGTTGGGCGTTGGGGAGCGTGAGCGACCATGTGGTCAGGATTGCCGGTTGTCCTGTGCTGCTGATCAGACAACAGAAAGACCAGCCAAAGGCTGAGGGCGCGAAGTTGATAAACAGAGTGCTGGTTATGCTGGATGGCTCCGCGATGAGCGAATCGATATTGCCTTATATCGAGCACCTTGCCGTTGCGCTGAAGTGGGATGTCACCCTGTTGCGGGTTGTCAACCTGGGAGATTACGTAACACACGAGACCGGCGTCGATGGGCCGTTGCAGAGGACGGAACGCTGTGAGCCACACAGAGAATCGGCCAGGGATTATCTGGAGAAAATAGCCGCCAGACTGGCAGGAACCGGGATAAGCGTGAAATGCGAGGTCAGGTTTGGCCTTCCGGCAGATGAGATCATTGATTTCGCCAAGGAGATGAGGGCCGACCTCGTGGCTATGTGTACTCACGGGCGCTCTGGTGTCAGTCGGTGGGCACTGGGCAGTACGGCGGAAAAGGTCTTGTCTGGGGGCACCATTCCGCTTTTACTGGTACAGAGATAGCGAATGCGGCAAAGGTGATTTTCGAGTATTCACCAAATTGAAATCAGGCCCGTTAAGTGCAGAATAGCCCACTCTCATTTGTACCTGAACAAAGTCTACAAAAATAATGAGAGGTCTATCCGCCTGAAGCGCGATCTGGAGGGAAAATCAGGAGGGGTCCGAACAACATCCTTGATGTGGGTTTCCCAAGATCGCTCCTGAGGAGATGGCAAATCAAATCTCGAGGTCTTCTTTCGGCTCGACTTTGCGCAGATTATCTTCGCTCTCCAGATGATCGATGTAAAGAACACCGTTGAGATGCTCTATCTCGTGCTCCAGCGCCTGCGCCAGGAGTCCATCGGCTTTCAATCGAACCGATTTTCCTTCGCGATCGAGTCCTTTGCAGGTCACCGATTGGGCCCGATTGATCGTGGCTTGATATCCGGGGTAGCTCAGGCATCCTTCGGTGACTTCTCTTTCTCCGGATTTCTTGACGATCTCCGGATTGATCAGCGCAAAGGGCTCTTCATCCGGCATCTCAAGGACGATCACCCGAAGCAGCTTTCCCACCTGTGGGGCAGCCAATCCCGCGCCGCAGGCTTCCTGCATCGTCGCGATCATATCGTCGATGAGCTTTTGCACCGACGGGCTAATGGTGCTCACCTTCTTTGATTTATCCCTCAAAATGGGGTTGCCGAAGCGTAAAATGGGCAATACGGCCATTAGAAGCTAACCTCAATTACGATTATATCGGATGTTGGGCACCTGTCAAATGGGAACCTTCGCTTGGCAGGCTACATTTGTTCCATTGCTTTCTGGTACAAGCTGATGGATGTTTCGTCCATCAATCCCAATCGGCGAACATCCTCGATTTTGAACAAGCCGAATGTCCCTTGGGAGGTTACACAGGGCTCGAAGTCTCCCTGATATATCCTGGCCTCCATAACCACTTCACGCTCGCTTAAGCGATTCAGTATTCGGCATTCCGCCAGAAGTTCACCCTGGTCCTGAAGCACCGGCTTTTTGAAACTCACGGTGTTTTGCTTGGTTAGCGCGATGCGCTTGGTGAAAAACGCAGCGCCCCACCCCATTATTTCATCCAGAATGGTACCCTGTATGCCGCCATGGACGATATTCTCCCATCCGCACATGTGTTCCGGGGGCTGCACCCAGGAATACAGAACCTGTTCGTCTGTGTAGAAGGTCATATGAAGTCCGTGCGGATTTTCATGGCCGCACGCAAAGCAGCGATTCCCCTCGTTTTCCGTCACCAGTCTGCGCAATGTTTTTCGATCCGGACCCATTTGGAATTCTCCTTTGCATTCTCTTTAAAAAACTGTCATTCCCGACACGATCGGGAATCCACGTTAACCTCACCCTCACAACGATGGTGTCTAGCCCATCCCTGCCGGGTCGATATCCGCCGTCCATCCCTGCCCGATAGTGATCCTGGAAAGAATGGCCAGAGGGTCCGGGCTGCGGACCATCACCTGCCAGCGATATCGCCCGCGCAGCCTTTGAATATAGGCCGGTACCGGACCGAGTATGGCCGCATTGGCCAGCCCCTGGGAGTCGCGTTCTTCTCTGAGCGAGTTTGCCATTTTTTCCGCTTCTTCCTGACATCGTTTGGCATTGGTGTGGGCATAAACCAGGCTCGCCAGTCGATTGAATGGCGGGTTTCCATACTGCTGTCGGAAGATGATCTCCTGTTCGTAAAAGGCGTTGTAGTCCTGTCTGGCAGCGGCGAGGATAGCATAATGCCCCGGGGAATAGGTTTGAATGATGACCTGTCCTGCCCGTCTTCCTCGACCCGCCCGACCCGCTACCTGAGAGAGAAGCTGAAATGTGCGTTCCCCAGCGCTGAAATGCGGTAAGTGAAGGCTCACGTCGGCATTGACCACGCCTACCAGGGTTACCAGCGGAATATCCAATCCTTTGGCAACCATCTGAGTGCCGATGAGGATATCGGCCTGGTGATCCTGGAATTTCTTCAAAATCTCCTCGTGCGAATACTTCCCCTGAGTGACGTCCCGGTCCCATCGAAGAAGCCTGGCTCTGGGGAAAGCTTTGGCTGTTTCCTCTTCCACTTTCTGGGTGCCGATGCCGAGGAATTTGATCCGTCGGCTCCAGCATTCCGGGCAGGTGGTCGGGGGAGGGATTCGATAGTTGCACTGATGACATATCAAGCTGTTTTCCGATTCATGATGGGTCAAAGTGATCTCACAGCGTCGGCAGCGCATCACATGACCGCAATCGCGACATTGCACAAAGGAGGCAGTCCCCCGGCGATTGAGGAACAGAATCACCTGCTCATGGAGGTCCAAAGCCGAGTTGATGGCGCGGGTCAGCTTTCGGCTGAAGATGCTCCGGTTTCTCGACTTGAGTTCCTGGCGGAGGTCAATGATCTCCACCTGAGGCAGGCTGGGGAACGCCCCTTTATGAAATTCGCCCACTCTGTTCGGCAGCTCCAGGAGCCGGTAATCGCCTTTTTTTGCCCGATGGTAGCTTTCTAAATCCGGTGTGGCGCTGCCCAGAATTACCACCGCGCCGACAAGCTCTGCCAGCTTCAGGGCGGCATCCCTGGCATGATAGAGCGGGGTTTTATCGTGCTGCTTGTAAGTCCACTCGTGTTCTTCATCGATCACTATGAGGCCTAGATCGGGTTGGGGCACGAAAAGAGCGCTGCGGGACCCGATCACCACGTCGAATTCGCCCTCTCGAATCCGCTGCCATTCATCAAACTGTTCGCCCGGGGAGAGCTTGCTGTGGATAACGGCCACCCGATCCGGAAAGCGGGAGGCAAAGCGGTCGACAGTCTGGGGTGTGAGAGCGATCTCCGGGACCAGAACAATGGCTTTTTTGCCCAGGGCAATCGTCTGCTCCAGAGCGCGAAGGTATATCTCCGTTTTGCCGCTGCCGGTAATCCCGTGAAGCAGGAAAACCGATGGGGCCCCCGGTTCTTTCTGGAGGCTCCGGCTGATTTGGCTCCAGGCGGATTCCTGATCCGGCGTGAGTTTAGGAGGAGACGCTGCGGAGAAGGTTCTGTGGGTCAGTGGATCGCGTGTCAATCGAATGTGTTCGATTGAGACCCAGCCTTTTTCCTCCATCTCTTGTATTACCGTCAGCGGGGCGCCGCTTTTGGCTCGAACCTCCGAGGTTGTCAGTGGCTTTGTGGATTTGTTTAGGAGGAGCAATACCTCCCCCCATTGCTTATCTCCCTTCTCTCCTCTCAAGTTATTCAGTGCCTCCGAGGCTCTTTCCGAAATAACCTTCAAGGTGGTGGTCTTTCCGATTTTAGCCTTCTGGATAAGCCCGTCATCGACTAAGGCCTTGATCACTCCATCCGAGCATTTGGCATTTTGTTTAGCTCTGGCTATGGGAACAGGCTCCCCAGCTTCCATCAGAAACTTCAGGAGGTCGGCTTGTTTCGGAGCCTTTCTGGCAGCCAGAAGACGGGATGCTTCCTCATAGGCCTTCTGGCTATCGATAGATAAAGTGACGTAATCTTTGAACTTGGGGCTGATCCTAGCCCTCTCTAATTCAGTGGTCTTGAGTATTAATCCCTTTCGCGTTAGCTGATTGACAGTGATTTCGATCTGCTTTTGGGGCACCTGCTTCTTCAACTCTCGCACGTCAAGACGGCCGCTGGTTAGCAAAAAATCGTAAATTTTCTTTTGCATGGGCGTGAGCACATCGATTGCTTCAGCGGAGGTGTTGGGGAGAGCCTCGATGAATGTGAGCACCCGCCGTTCGAATCCCGGAGGCAGCATCAGAGCTGCCGATTCAAATAACGGGGAAAGGTAATGCCGGCTGATCCAGCCAGCCAGTTCCACTTGAGCTTCAGAGAGGAAGGGATGTGAATCGATGACCTCGGCGATCGGCTTAGTTTCTTCGACCGGGGATTGATCAGTGAG includes:
- a CDS encoding universal stress protein yields the protein MFNKIMVPLDGSVLAETSIPYAIEVARSLQSNVILAQVEESGQESYRHMYEIYMKAKVHDTAQALLTSAGESEADIPRVESVTLCGDAATTIADYAGIEKIDLIAISTHGRSGIGRWALGSVSDHVVRIAGCPVLLIRQQKDQPKAEGAKLINRVLVMLDGSAMSESILPYIEHLAVALKWDVTLLRVVNLGDYVTHETGVDGPLQRTERCEPHRESARDYLEKIAARLAGTGISVKCEVRFGLPADEIIDFAKEMRADLVAMCTHGRSGVSRWALGSTAEKVLSGGTIPLLLVQR
- the def gene encoding peptide deformylase codes for the protein MAVLPILRFGNPILRDKSKKVSTISPSVQKLIDDMIATMQEACGAGLAAPQVGKLLRVIVLEMPDEEPFALINPEIVKKSGEREVTEGCLSYPGYQATINRAQSVTCKGLDREGKSVRLKADGLLAQALEHEIEHLNGVLYIDHLESEDNLRKVEPKEDLEI
- a CDS encoding PaaI family thioesterase, coding for MGPDRKTLRRLVTENEGNRCFACGHENPHGLHMTFYTDEQVLYSWVQPPEHMCGWENIVHGGIQGTILDEIMGWGAAFFTKRIALTKQNTVSFKKPVLQDQGELLAECRILNRLSEREVVMEARIYQGDFEPCVTSQGTFGLFKIEDVRRLGLMDETSISLYQKAMEQM
- the priA gene encoding primosomal protein N', whose product is MKYAQIAVNAPTAWPRSFTYAIPSNFHVFIGSAVWVPFGKRLLQGIVLNLTDQSPVEETKPIAEVIDSHPFLSEAQVELAGWISRHYLSPLFESAALMLPPGFERRVLTFIEALPNTSAEAIDVLTPMQKKIYDFLLTSGRLDVRELKKQVPQKQIEITVNQLTRKGLILKTTELERARISPKFKDYVTLSIDSQKAYEEASRLLAARKAPKQADLLKFLMEAGEPVPIARAKQNAKCSDGVIKALVDDGLIQKAKIGKTTTLKVISERASEALNNLRGEKGDKQWGEVLLLLNKSTKPLTTSEVRAKSGAPLTVIQEMEEKGWVSIEHIRLTRDPLTHRTFSAASPPKLTPDQESAWSQISRSLQKEPGAPSVFLLHGITGSGKTEIYLRALEQTIALGKKAIVLVPEIALTPQTVDRFASRFPDRVAVIHSKLSPGEQFDEWQRIREGEFDVVIGSRSALFVPQPDLGLIVIDEEHEWTYKQHDKTPLYHARDAALKLAELVGAVVILGSATPDLESYHRAKKGDYRLLELPNRVGEFHKGAFPSLPQVEIIDLRQELKSRNRSIFSRKLTRAINSALDLHEQVILFLNRRGTASFVQCRDCGHVMRCRRCEITLTHHESENSLICHQCNYRIPPPTTCPECWSRRIKFLGIGTQKVEEETAKAFPRARLLRWDRDVTQGKYSHEEILKKFQDHQADILIGTQMVAKGLDIPLVTLVGVVNADVSLHLPHFSAGERTFQLLSQVAGRAGRGRRAGQVIIQTYSPGHYAILAAARQDYNAFYEQEIIFRQQYGNPPFNRLASLVYAHTNAKRCQEEAEKMANSLREERDSQGLANAAILGPVPAYIQRLRGRYRWQVMVRSPDPLAILSRITIGQGWTADIDPAGMG